One window of the Acaryochloris sp. CCMEE 5410 genome contains the following:
- a CDS encoding type II toxin-antitoxin system HicB family antitoxin produces the protein MKHKYRVNIVWSEPDECYLVELPEFAHELQRYCTHGDTYTEAVTNAQEVLELLIEDYTAVGKPLPEPHILKVT, from the coding sequence ATGAAACACAAATATCGCGTCAACATCGTTTGGTCCGAGCCAGATGAATGTTACTTGGTAGAACTCCCAGAATTTGCCCATGAGCTGCAACGCTATTGCACCCATGGCGATACTTACACAGAAGCAGTTACCAACGCCCAAGAGGTCTTAGAACTATTAATCGAAGATTATACGGCTGTAGGCAAACCCTTACCTGAACCACACATTTTGAAAGTTACTTAA
- a CDS encoding Uma2 family endonuclease: MTTFIPSPAATEDQRVILPSVSWQQYEGLLSALGDYPGLRLLYLQGNLEIFMPSPEQEMLKKVIARLLERYAEEVDIPLHGYGSTTFRLEAKARGLEPDECYCVQALKDLPDFAIEVNLTSGGVDKLAIYQGLGVPEVLIWQDDRLQLFDLHDGIEVVTRSQFFPELDFALLAQFVRPQDQPQAVKDFLATLRDLSR; encoded by the coding sequence ATGACCACTTTCATACCATCACCAGCTGCTACGGAAGATCAGCGTGTGATTCTCCCAAGTGTGTCTTGGCAGCAGTATGAGGGGTTGTTATCGGCGCTGGGGGACTATCCTGGGCTGCGCTTGTTGTACTTGCAGGGAAATTTAGAGATTTTTATGCCTTCGCCGGAACAGGAAATGCTGAAGAAGGTGATTGCTCGCTTGCTGGAGCGATATGCGGAGGAGGTGGATATTCCGCTGCATGGATATGGTTCGACGACGTTTCGACTGGAGGCGAAGGCACGAGGGTTGGAGCCGGATGAGTGTTATTGTGTGCAGGCGTTAAAAGATTTGCCTGATTTTGCGATTGAGGTGAATTTGACGAGTGGTGGGGTGGATAAGCTGGCGATTTATCAGGGGTTGGGAGTACCGGAAGTTTTGATTTGGCAGGATGATCGGCTGCAACTTTTTGATTTGCATGATGGGATAGAAGTTGTGACTCGCAGTCAGTTTTTTCCTGAGCTGGATTTTGCGTTGTTGGCCCAGTTTGTGCGACCTCAGGATCAACCGCAGGCCGTGAAAGATTTTCTGGCTACTCTTCGTGATTTAAGCCGTTAA
- a CDS encoding AAA family ATPase has protein sequence MADDFEILRGIYNSFDPFRPLPAKDPVYVDCQEVRGDGDILVELGNQILLAERFTHQLYTGHRGAGKSTELLRLAKFLEEHGFQVVYFAADDEDIDAEDAQYTDILLACTRHLLQVLKGPQENPVWRWVQSRMQALKELLQSEITLDNISIESQITQFAKLTATLKASPDTRAKIRQIVEPHTVSLIEALNQFIEEAMTNSPQQSTQKLVVIADNLDRITPVIAREGARSNHEQIFIDRNEQLKALNCHVIYTVPISLVYSGRVTDLRDIYDTDPQVLPMIMVRESDGDVYQPGLDTMKEVIAKRVYQTEAVSPSLGLDSKIFDAPETLDQLCLMSGGHVRNLMLLAQSSVRRTQALPITARTVKRAITEARNTYRNAVYERQWSVLAQVARTKKVLNDEVHRELLFNRCILEYRFLDEDEELRCWYDVHPLIRGIQEFRTALAEGETS, from the coding sequence GTGGCTGACGATTTCGAAATTTTACGGGGAATTTACAACTCCTTTGATCCTTTTCGGCCTTTGCCCGCGAAAGACCCAGTATATGTGGATTGCCAGGAAGTAAGGGGGGATGGAGACATCTTGGTGGAACTGGGCAACCAGATTCTCCTAGCGGAGCGCTTTACCCACCAACTGTATACCGGACATCGCGGGGCAGGGAAATCAACAGAGCTACTGCGATTAGCCAAGTTTTTGGAAGAGCATGGCTTTCAGGTGGTTTATTTTGCCGCGGATGATGAGGATATTGATGCGGAGGATGCTCAATATACAGATATTTTGCTGGCCTGTACCCGCCATTTGCTGCAAGTCTTGAAAGGACCGCAAGAAAACCCGGTTTGGCGTTGGGTGCAGTCGCGGATGCAAGCTTTAAAGGAGCTGCTGCAAAGCGAAATTACCTTGGACAATATTTCCATTGAGTCTCAAATTACTCAGTTTGCCAAACTGACGGCAACGCTGAAGGCTAGCCCCGATACCCGCGCCAAAATTCGCCAGATTGTCGAACCTCATACAGTGTCTTTGATTGAGGCGCTTAATCAGTTTATTGAGGAGGCAATGACCAACTCGCCGCAACAATCGACTCAAAAGCTGGTGGTGATTGCTGATAACTTAGACCGAATCACGCCTGTAATTGCTAGGGAAGGGGCACGTAGCAACCATGAGCAGATCTTTATTGACCGCAATGAACAGCTCAAGGCGCTTAATTGCCATGTGATTTATACGGTGCCGATATCTTTGGTTTATTCAGGTCGAGTCACAGACCTGCGGGATATTTACGATACCGATCCGCAGGTGCTACCCATGATTATGGTGCGTGAGTCTGATGGGGACGTGTACCAGCCAGGTTTAGACACCATGAAAGAAGTCATTGCTAAGCGGGTCTATCAGACCGAAGCTGTGAGTCCTAGTTTAGGATTAGACTCGAAGATTTTTGATGCTCCAGAAACCTTAGATCAACTTTGTTTGATGAGTGGAGGACATGTCCGCAATTTGATGTTGTTGGCCCAGTCTTCAGTGCGGCGAACTCAAGCATTGCCGATCACAGCCCGAACGGTAAAACGAGCGATTACAGAAGCTCGCAACACCTATCGGAATGCAGTCTATGAACGCCAATGGTCAGTTTTAGCCCAGGTTGCCCGAACGAAGAAAGTCTTGAATGATGAGGTTCATCGAGAGCTATTGTTTAACCGCTGTATTCTGGAATATCGGTTTCTAGATGAGGACGAGGAATTGCGATGCTGGTATGATGTGCATCCTTTAATTCGTGGGATTCAAGAGTTTAGAACTGCTTTGGCTGAGGGCGAGACATCATGA
- a CDS encoding tetratricopeptide repeat protein — protein MTQSLTDWDEDVVVDPEAEYQALLRTIRWTNGFGLSFVRCSPAEADRLIERIQQDLGSQKPPSESQKKIDVLRLEQPIDNLYEIVVALPNKDQIDVLFITGIDKSLIADIKPGYQGEGEYYNLNTLPRILGHLNLQRERFRDDFDICFIFLVPLFALKYFTRRAPDFFDWRSGVWEFRTDAKLLQQEASKLLLEGSFQEYVTLSSQERTHKILEIRELLDEIPSSSNQRSGLFFELGTLFAAEADYQSAIRAYDQALNFKPNYHQAWYNRGIAYNHLEMHQEAVASCDKALELQPSKYEAWNNRGVALVDLGRYTEAVESFDKALKYRPDYPELWNNRGVAFENLGQYAEAISSFDRALAINSNDIQAHYNRGIAFGKLDQHEKAISSWNKVIEIKPDEHKAWYNKGVALFNLGMYEEALESWEQTIEIEPNFHEAWTHRGSVLGHLGLYEEAITSYNKALKIKPDLYETWNKRGIALGHLDQNKEAISSFDKTLEIKPDFYEAWNNRGAALDNIGRHKEAVSNYNKALELKPNDPMIFYNKACCYALQSNTEDAIEYLSLAIALAPDEYREMAKTNSDFDSIRDNEAFEALLTS, from the coding sequence ATGACTCAATCACTGACAGATTGGGATGAAGATGTAGTTGTCGATCCAGAGGCAGAGTATCAAGCACTGCTAAGGACTATACGCTGGACTAATGGCTTTGGCCTATCGTTTGTGCGGTGCTCACCCGCAGAAGCAGATCGCTTAATTGAGCGAATACAACAAGATTTAGGGAGTCAAAAACCACCGTCTGAATCACAAAAAAAGATCGATGTTTTAAGGCTCGAACAACCTATTGATAACCTGTATGAAATTGTGGTGGCACTGCCCAATAAAGACCAAATAGATGTTCTATTTATTACGGGCATTGATAAGTCTCTGATTGCTGATATCAAGCCTGGTTATCAAGGGGAAGGTGAATATTACAACCTCAACACACTGCCTCGGATCTTAGGTCACCTGAATTTACAGCGGGAAAGATTCCGGGATGATTTTGATATTTGTTTCATCTTTTTGGTGCCGCTGTTTGCCCTGAAATACTTTACGCGACGGGCACCGGACTTTTTTGATTGGCGATCGGGGGTGTGGGAATTTAGAACTGACGCTAAATTACTTCAGCAGGAAGCGTCAAAGCTTCTTCTGGAAGGTAGTTTTCAGGAATATGTAACTCTCTCCTCACAAGAACGCACTCACAAAATCTTAGAGATTCGAGAGTTGCTTGATGAGATTCCATCTAGTTCTAATCAACGGTCTGGTTTGTTTTTTGAGTTGGGAACCCTTTTTGCTGCGGAGGCTGATTATCAATCGGCAATTCGAGCTTATGATCAAGCTTTAAACTTCAAGCCTAACTATCACCAAGCTTGGTACAACCGAGGTATTGCTTACAATCATTTAGAGATGCATCAAGAGGCAGTTGCGAGTTGTGATAAAGCTTTAGAGCTTCAGCCAAGCAAATATGAAGCTTGGAATAACCGGGGGGTTGCCCTAGTAGATTTAGGGCGATATACAGAGGCAGTTGAAAGTTTTGACAAAGCCCTAAAATATAGACCAGATTACCCTGAACTTTGGAATAACCGGGGAGTTGCCTTTGAGAATTTAGGTCAGTATGCAGAGGCAATCTCAAGTTTTGACAGAGCCTTGGCAATCAACTCGAATGACATACAGGCTCATTACAACCGGGGCATTGCTTTTGGGAAATTAGATCAACATGAAAAAGCAATCTCTAGTTGGAACAAAGTTATAGAAATTAAACCAGATGAACATAAAGCCTGGTACAACAAAGGAGTTGCCCTTTTTAATTTAGGAATGTATGAGGAGGCACTAGAAAGCTGGGAGCAAACTATTGAAATTGAACCTAATTTCCATGAAGCTTGGACCCACCGAGGTAGCGTCTTAGGTCATTTAGGCCTATATGAAGAGGCAATCACTAGTTATAACAAAGCCTTAAAGATCAAACCAGATCTATACGAAACCTGGAATAAGCGGGGCATTGCTCTAGGACATTTGGATCAGAATAAAGAGGCGATTTCTAGCTTTGATAAGACCTTAGAAATCAAACCTGATTTTTATGAAGCTTGGAATAATAGAGGGGCTGCTCTAGATAATATAGGTCGGCATAAAGAAGCAGTCTCAAATTATAACAAGGCTCTAGAGCTGAAACCTAATGATCCAATGATTTTTTATAACAAAGCCTGCTGCTATGCATTGCAATCTAATACTGAAGATGCAATTGAATACCTCAGTCTTGCCATTGCCCTAGCACCAGATGAATATCGAGAAATGGCAAAAACTAACTCCGATTTTGATTCGATTCGAGACAACGAAGCCTTTGAAGCTTTATTAACGTCCTAA
- a CDS encoding Uma2 family endonuclease codes for MQTAAAKIRYTPEEYLALEEQAEFKSEYHNGEIIPMTGVSFSRDRIITRLCAYLLQALQDKNYEPFSSDVRLWIAKYHKFTYPDLMVIQGQPQPYQDRTDTLTNPKLIIEVLSKSTQDYDQGDKFKYYRSIPDLQEYLLINQYELDVQQYTKTDSDFWMFRAYETAADTLSLTSINVELTVATLYEGITFEPAKS; via the coding sequence ATGCAAACCGCAGCAGCCAAAATCCGATATACCCCAGAAGAATACCTGGCTTTAGAAGAACAAGCTGAGTTTAAAAGTGAATATCATAATGGCGAGATTATCCCCATGACGGGAGTGTCCTTTAGCCGCGATCGCATCATCACCCGCCTATGTGCCTACCTCTTGCAAGCCCTTCAAGACAAAAACTACGAACCCTTTAGTAGCGATGTGCGCCTGTGGATCGCCAAATATCATAAATTTACCTACCCCGACTTGATGGTAATTCAGGGCCAACCCCAACCCTATCAAGATCGCACCGACACCCTTACCAACCCCAAACTCATCATTGAAGTTCTGTCCAAATCAACCCAAGATTATGACCAAGGCGATAAATTCAAGTACTATCGCTCCATCCCAGACCTACAAGAATATCTGCTGATTAATCAATACGAGCTAGACGTCCAGCAATACACCAAAACCGACAGTGACTTCTGGATGTTTCGTGCTTATGAAACCGCTGCAGATACCCTCTCCCTAACTTCCATTAACGTCGAACTCACAGTTGCCACCCTCTACGAAGGCATCACCTTTGAACCCGCAAAGTCTTAG
- a CDS encoding GNAT family N-acetyltransferase — protein sequence MQDQFRDFVIRAWQLKDRQVAAEVIRSVLAEYGIGWEPDGADRDVYEVETAYVQVGGAFWVVEYQGQVVGTAAFYPVKRGVSTVEIRKMYLLPQVRGQGLGRWLLQRLEQEIVAQGFREVWIETASVLKEAVKLYESSGYLPATGIETERCDLIYSKVLRPD from the coding sequence ATGCAGGACCAATTTCGTGATTTTGTGATTCGCGCCTGGCAGCTTAAAGATCGTCAGGTGGCGGCAGAGGTGATTCGATCGGTGCTGGCGGAGTATGGAATTGGCTGGGAGCCAGATGGGGCGGATCGTGATGTTTATGAAGTGGAGACGGCCTATGTTCAGGTGGGGGGTGCGTTCTGGGTGGTAGAGTACCAGGGCCAGGTGGTGGGAACGGCGGCGTTTTACCCGGTCAAGCGTGGGGTCAGCACGGTAGAGATTCGCAAGATGTATTTGTTGCCCCAGGTGCGAGGGCAGGGTTTAGGGCGTTGGTTATTGCAGCGGTTGGAGCAGGAAATTGTGGCTCAAGGGTTTCGAGAGGTTTGGATTGAGACGGCTTCGGTGTTGAAGGAGGCGGTGAAACTATATGAGAGTAGTGGGTATTTGCCAGCGACAGGTATTGAGACAGAGCGCTGCGATTTGATTTACTCGAAGGTTTTGCGGCCAGATTAG
- a CDS encoding tRNA-(ms[2]io[6]A)-hydroxylase: MIDSTLPTDTLERAQPKIKFLQQPTRPDWIDQALQNLDTILLDHSHCERKAAGVAVNMMFRYPSYTKLVRTLTAIAREELEHFELVNQWLDLRGIALAPLPAPPYGSKLSAQVRRDEPERLLDMLLVSGLIEARSHERLGLLAQHLPDPELAKFYRSLMASEARHYGAYWVLATTYFEVDVVTARLQELATVESELLATLHPHPRIHS, from the coding sequence ATGATTGATTCAACGCTGCCCACTGATACGCTTGAGCGGGCGCAACCCAAAATCAAGTTTTTGCAGCAACCCACGCGCCCAGACTGGATTGACCAGGCCCTGCAGAATCTAGATACGATTTTGCTGGATCACTCCCACTGCGAGCGTAAGGCGGCGGGGGTGGCGGTCAATATGATGTTTCGCTATCCGTCTTATACCAAGCTGGTGCGGACGCTAACGGCGATTGCCAGGGAGGAGCTGGAGCATTTTGAGCTGGTGAATCAGTGGCTCGATCTCCGGGGGATTGCTTTAGCACCTCTCCCGGCCCCGCCCTATGGCTCGAAGCTCAGTGCCCAAGTTCGCCGAGATGAACCGGAGCGCTTGCTGGATATGCTGCTGGTCTCAGGCCTGATTGAAGCCCGCAGCCATGAGCGGTTGGGGCTGCTGGCCCAGCATTTGCCAGATCCAGAGTTGGCGAAGTTTTATCGCAGTTTAATGGCGTCGGAAGCCCGGCACTATGGGGCCTATTGGGTCTTGGCAACGACTTATTTTGAAGTAGATGTGGTGACGGCTCGCCTGCAGGAGTTAGCCACGGTTGAAAGTGAGCTGTTAGCGACCCTCCACCCTCACCCCCGGATTCATAGCTAA
- a CDS encoding ABC transporter substrate-binding protein encodes MALNLPFFTLIAGRQLAYHRILIFTHGGSRVLGTPAKGLINMNMRSPQLWRTLNPFHRLSRRQRFIVLSLLVCLSVIGSYWVWAQQPVRLSMMLQGQEIPNWQLIVDDFEAQNPDIKIDLIEGPNATNLREDLYTTSFLLGDSPYDLIYMDIVWAPKFAAAGWLLDISNRISDEELAEFMTGDVDGGRYEEGLYRMPFRSDGGMLYYRQDLLSEAGFDPPETTAELIKISKALQSQGKAQWGYVWQGKQYEGAAAMFVEMLEGFGGYWVNPETKEVGLDSPEAIESLKFLQTTVADKISPPGTTATDEEVARLQFQSGNTVFMRNWPYAWKLGNTEPSSTIQGKFGIKPMVHAAGLGSGACQGGWGVGIAKTTRHADEAWRAVQYFSSTEAQRKFILASGFVPSRKALFTDPTLVKEYEYLPDLQKVIESSVLRPPIAQYAQASDILQRYLSAALTGRQTPEEAMQAAAQETRQLLKT; translated from the coding sequence TTGGCATTGAATTTACCCTTCTTTACCTTAATCGCTGGCAGACAGCTTGCCTACCATCGGATTTTGATTTTTACCCACGGGGGATCTAGAGTGTTGGGAACGCCTGCTAAGGGACTCATCAACATGAACATGCGATCACCACAACTCTGGCGCACCCTGAATCCGTTCCATCGCCTGTCGAGACGACAACGCTTTATAGTGCTGAGTCTGCTGGTTTGCTTGAGCGTCATCGGCAGCTATTGGGTGTGGGCCCAACAGCCCGTTCGCCTATCCATGATGCTCCAGGGTCAGGAAATTCCCAACTGGCAGCTGATTGTTGATGACTTTGAAGCCCAAAACCCTGATATCAAAATTGACCTGATTGAAGGCCCCAACGCCACCAATCTTCGAGAAGACCTCTACACCACGTCTTTTCTACTCGGCGATTCCCCCTACGACTTGATCTATATGGATATTGTCTGGGCCCCCAAATTCGCTGCTGCAGGATGGCTACTAGACATTTCTAATCGCATTTCTGATGAAGAACTCGCTGAATTCATGACCGGCGACGTAGATGGAGGACGTTACGAGGAAGGGCTTTATCGGATGCCCTTCCGTTCCGATGGCGGCATGCTCTACTATCGCCAGGATTTGCTGTCTGAGGCTGGCTTTGACCCACCTGAAACCACGGCTGAACTGATCAAAATCTCCAAAGCTCTGCAATCCCAAGGCAAGGCTCAGTGGGGATATGTCTGGCAGGGCAAGCAGTACGAAGGGGCTGCTGCCATGTTTGTGGAAATGTTAGAAGGCTTTGGTGGCTATTGGGTCAATCCTGAAACCAAAGAGGTGGGACTCGATAGTCCAGAAGCTATTGAATCCCTCAAATTCCTGCAAACCACTGTTGCCGATAAGATTTCTCCCCCAGGAACAACCGCCACGGATGAAGAAGTGGCTCGCCTGCAGTTCCAAAGTGGCAACACGGTGTTTATGCGCAACTGGCCCTATGCTTGGAAGCTCGGCAACACCGAACCCAGCTCCACAATCCAAGGCAAGTTTGGGATTAAGCCTATGGTCCATGCTGCAGGGCTAGGGAGTGGTGCTTGTCAGGGGGGCTGGGGCGTCGGCATTGCCAAAACCACACGCCATGCCGATGAAGCCTGGCGAGCCGTCCAATACTTCAGCAGCACGGAAGCCCAGCGTAAGTTTATTCTGGCCTCCGGGTTTGTGCCCAGCCGCAAAGCGCTGTTTACCGACCCCACCCTAGTCAAGGAATATGAGTATTTACCTGACTTACAGAAGGTGATTGAGAGTTCAGTCCTACGACCTCCGATTGCCCAGTACGCCCAGGCTTCCGATATTTTGCAGCGCTATCTCAGCGCAGCCTTAACAGGACGGCAAACTCCCGAGGAAGCTATGCAGGCTGCGGCACAGGAAACCCGACAGCTGTTGAAAACCTAA
- a CDS encoding bifunctional serine/threonine-protein kinase/formylglycine-generating enzyme family protein, translated as MLCCLNPDCEKPLNPDNHKHCQQCGLRLVPLLSDRFKILNPLDRGGFGKIYLAEDTHNHHQRCVVKQLAYQSQGTWAIQRAEELFAQEAQQLQQLGQNPQIPTLYAYFTEGANLYLAQEFVKGHTLLKELQTTGVFGEPKIRELLLNILPVLRDIHVQGVIHRDLKPENIMRRDDDGKLVLIDFGVSRRFTESMLMKTGTTLGSQGYAALEQMQEGKSIPASDLFSLGVSCFQLMTNKVPYTFFLQYGYSWISQWQQYVQIPLSSRFRTILDKLLQNDLRQRYGSAAAVLADLQAQHVVQLSTPTPAKTVSQLSIAPTKLVTSQPHNKPVPTPKPVPIPPQTILTAEHPLLKTFQFEVVTVNSKGEVAQRRQQNAEFFQESLGNGVKLDMVAIPGGQFMMGSPSHELNRDANEGPYHSVKIAPFFMGKFVITQLQWRAIASLPKVSQDLHYDPSKFKGATYPVEQISWREAIEFCARLSQKAGREYRLPSEAEWEYACRAGTATPFSYGPTLSSQQANYQGQFVYGNGPKGVYRESTTPVGRFSPNNFGLYDMHGNVYEWCLDCWHKNYDGAPVDGSPWMTTREGDPRVLRGGSWYNKPRYCRAANRSRYTPNNRVNDIGFRVALTL; from the coding sequence ATGCTCTGCTGCCTGAATCCAGATTGTGAAAAGCCCCTAAACCCTGACAATCACAAGCATTGTCAGCAATGTGGTCTGCGCTTAGTTCCGTTATTAAGCGATCGATTTAAGATCCTGAACCCCTTGGACCGGGGCGGATTTGGCAAAATCTACCTCGCAGAAGATACCCATAACCACCATCAACGCTGTGTGGTAAAGCAGCTGGCCTATCAGTCCCAGGGAACCTGGGCCATTCAGCGAGCAGAAGAGCTATTTGCCCAAGAAGCCCAACAACTTCAGCAACTGGGCCAAAATCCTCAGATTCCGACGTTATATGCCTACTTTACGGAAGGAGCCAATCTCTACCTGGCCCAAGAATTTGTCAAAGGCCATACCCTCCTCAAAGAACTTCAAACCACGGGCGTATTTGGCGAGCCTAAAATTCGTGAATTACTCCTGAATATTCTGCCCGTCTTGCGAGATATTCATGTTCAGGGGGTGATTCACCGGGATCTGAAGCCCGAAAACATCATGCGACGAGATGATGACGGCAAACTGGTCTTGATTGATTTTGGGGTGTCCCGACGCTTTACAGAGTCGATGCTGATGAAAACGGGCACGACTTTAGGATCCCAGGGGTATGCTGCCTTAGAACAAATGCAGGAAGGCAAGTCTATCCCCGCGAGCGATCTCTTTAGTCTGGGAGTGTCTTGCTTTCAGTTAATGACGAACAAGGTCCCCTATACCTTCTTTTTGCAGTACGGCTATAGCTGGATCAGTCAGTGGCAGCAGTATGTTCAGATTCCTTTGAGTTCGAGATTTCGGACGATTCTGGATAAACTCTTGCAAAACGATTTGCGCCAGCGCTATGGCTCTGCTGCTGCTGTTCTCGCAGACTTGCAAGCTCAGCATGTGGTCCAATTGTCAACGCCAACGCCTGCCAAAACCGTCTCCCAGCTTTCGATCGCCCCCACTAAGCTGGTGACCAGCCAGCCCCATAACAAACCTGTTCCCACTCCTAAACCCGTCCCCATTCCGCCCCAAACGATTCTCACTGCCGAACATCCGTTGCTGAAAACGTTTCAGTTTGAGGTGGTGACCGTTAACAGTAAAGGCGAGGTGGCCCAGCGTCGGCAGCAAAATGCCGAGTTCTTTCAAGAAAGTTTGGGCAATGGCGTCAAGTTAGACATGGTGGCGATTCCTGGAGGACAGTTTATGATGGGCTCCCCCAGCCATGAACTGAATCGGGATGCCAATGAAGGCCCTTACCATTCCGTCAAGATTGCCCCGTTTTTTATGGGTAAGTTTGTGATTACCCAACTGCAGTGGCGGGCGATTGCATCTCTGCCGAAAGTATCTCAGGACCTCCATTACGACCCCTCCAAATTTAAGGGAGCCACCTACCCTGTCGAGCAAATTTCATGGCGAGAAGCCATCGAGTTTTGCGCTCGCCTATCGCAAAAGGCAGGTCGCGAATATCGGTTACCTAGTGAAGCCGAGTGGGAATATGCCTGTCGGGCAGGCACAGCGACCCCTTTCTCCTATGGACCGACTCTCTCTTCTCAACAGGCCAATTATCAGGGGCAATTTGTGTATGGCAATGGCCCCAAAGGAGTCTATCGAGAATCGACAACCCCCGTAGGACGGTTCTCGCCCAATAACTTTGGCCTCTATGACATGCATGGCAATGTCTATGAATGGTGCTTAGACTGCTGGCATAAAAACTATGATGGGGCCCCAGTCGACGGCAGTCCCTGGATGACCACAAGAGAGGGCGATCCCAGGGTTCTTCGGGGTGGATCTTGGTATAACAAACCTCGGTATTGTCGCGCCGCCAATCGCAGCCGTTATACCCCCAATAACCGCGTCAATGATATTGGATTTCGGGTTGCCTTGACCCTGTAA
- a CDS encoding carbohydrate ABC transporter permease — MSNLKTVRDREKLTGWLLITPALLLLLLVFAYPIGRAIWLSLFTKNLGTNLQPVFTGIGNYSRMMGDGRFWQSIGNTTIFTAIAVSIELILGMGVALVLNQSFRGRGLARTIAILPWALPTALIGLTWTWIFNDQYGVLNDILLRLHLIPEAINWLGDPTLALLATIAADIWKTTSFVAILLLAGLQSISEDLYEAHAIDGATPWQSFRQITLPLLMPQILIAVLFRFAQSFGVFDLIKVMTEGGPAGATEMVSIYIYATVMRYLDFGYGAALVVVTFLVLIVAVAISTFILSKLRTNISGAQ, encoded by the coding sequence ATGTCCAACCTCAAAACGGTTCGAGATCGGGAGAAATTGACGGGTTGGTTACTGATTACCCCCGCTTTGCTCCTCTTACTGCTGGTCTTTGCCTATCCCATTGGTCGGGCCATTTGGTTGAGCTTGTTTACCAAAAACTTAGGCACTAACTTACAGCCTGTTTTCACAGGCATCGGCAACTATAGCCGCATGATGGGCGATGGACGATTTTGGCAAAGTATTGGCAATACCACGATTTTTACTGCGATCGCAGTCAGTATTGAACTGATCCTGGGCATGGGCGTGGCCCTGGTTCTTAACCAGAGTTTTCGCGGTCGAGGACTGGCCAGAACCATTGCCATTTTGCCCTGGGCCTTACCCACCGCCCTGATTGGCTTGACCTGGACCTGGATTTTTAACGACCAGTACGGGGTATTGAACGATATCCTGCTGCGACTGCATTTGATCCCAGAAGCCATTAACTGGTTAGGGGATCCAACCTTGGCTCTGTTGGCCACCATCGCCGCTGATATTTGGAAAACCACCTCTTTCGTCGCCATCTTGCTATTGGCAGGATTACAGTCCATCTCAGAAGATCTGTACGAAGCCCATGCCATTGATGGGGCAACGCCCTGGCAGAGCTTTCGTCAAATCACCTTGCCCCTGTTGATGCCGCAAATATTAATTGCCGTCTTGTTCCGGTTTGCTCAATCCTTTGGTGTCTTTGACCTGATTAAGGTGATGACGGAAGGGGGACCTGCTGGGGCGACGGAAATGGTGTCGATTTATATCTATGCCACGGTGATGCGTTACCTCGACTTTGGCTATGGGGCAGCGTTAGTGGTGGTTACATTTCTAGTCTTGATTGTCGCCGTTGCCATCTCAACCTTTATCCTTTCTAAACTCCGCACCAATATCTCGGGAGCCCAGTAA